A window of Notolabrus celidotus isolate fNotCel1 chromosome 11, fNotCel1.pri, whole genome shotgun sequence contains these coding sequences:
- the LOC117821065 gene encoding prickle-like protein 2, whose protein sequence is MSLEMEKTITKLMYDFQRNSTSDDDSGCALEEYAWVPPGLSPEQVHQYYNSLPEEKVPYINSPGEKFRIKQLLHQLPPHDNEVRYCNAMVEDEKRELKLFSNQRKKDNLGRGNVRPFPLTINGAICDKCGGQINGGDIVVFAARAGHGQCWHPHCFACSMCEELLVDLIYFYQDGKVFCGRHHAERLKPRCCACDEIIFADECTEAEGRHWHMKHFCCYECETALGGQRYIMKDGRPHCCNCFESLYAEYCDACGEHIGIDQGQMTYDGQHWHATEECFCCAQCKRSLLGRPFLPKQGQIFCSRSCSAGQDPDESDSSDSAFQSARSRESRHSTKIGKKERRNVEQERRSGEARQSAPPPMPDRLSAESDPLSGQMDRLSLSSSQTPSRTPNRTPSRTPSRAPSLNQVWMSRDDPYVPAAYEAPQQAPSPTPAPIHLLGQCNLRQGYNPNANAHPPPQNPTNQVKRPDSWGKEQGNTKRTPMAALRGHSFNENWTHLSQDEFRPNKLRTQMSFNEMSSHNQGISDKRSISLHGFQRDSRPPLTRRNPINAMSFNEPLTPLEQTPRGSMDSITMSNATGNSLDGGSKRQEHLSRFSMPDLSKDSGVNVSEKSNMGTLSSSVQCHSTESLSSSRPYNNNMYTQLRVGYPLQYWDGQQPLGFEDKGRVGVMGSSGNLRMAPMSDRMPRRRITTQESFSQQQQPPPRRRKHHRGNHGNGQHRSGRHHKRSRRSRSDNALHLVADRPAQMIELPYRRVQEDYDRFPAGNAARELLGLELGGYRQQPPHRPCPRTTSDLTLQNAGWQPAGLGGPCWGDNYMEAADPWCSSCSSSSESEGDEGYFLGEPIPRPVQLCYINNEELRHRYSPSGIGGHHGPLPLHGPIHGQMQTRQRRKSKNCIIS, encoded by the exons ATGTCTCTGGAGATGGAAAAGACCATCACCAAGCTGATGTACGACTTCCAGAGGAACTCCACCTCTGATGATGACTCTGGATGTGCCCTGGAGGAGTATGCCTGGGTTCCTCCAGGCCTCAGTCCTGAGCAG GTGCATCAGTATTACAACTCCCTACCTGAAGAGAAGGTCCCTTACATAAACAGCCCTGGAGAGAAATTTCGcatcaaacagctgctgcatcAGTTGCCACCACATGACAATGAG GTGCGTTATTGTAACGCGATGGTTGAGGACGAGAAACGAGAGCTGAAGCTCTTCAGCAACCAACGGAAGAAGGACAATTTGGGAAGAGGCAATGTCCGTCCTTTTCCTCTCACCATCAATGGGGCTATTTGTGACAAG tgTGGTGGTCAGATAAACGGAGGAGACATAGTGGTTTTCGCCGCACGGGCAGGTCATGGACAATGCTGGCACCCTCACTGCTTTGCTTGCAGCATGTGTGAAGAGCTGTTGGTAGATCTCATCTACTTCTATCAGGACGGAAAGGTCTTCTGTGGCCGGCACCACGCTGAGAGGCTGAAGCCCCGCTGCTGTGCCTGTGATGAG ATAATCTTTGCTGATGAATGCACCGAGGCAGAGGGCAGGCACTGGCACATGAAGCACTTCTGCTGCTACGAGTGTGAGACCGCCCTCGGAGGCCAGCGCTACATCATGAAGGACGGACGGCCACACTGCTGCAACTGCTTCGAGTCTCTTTATGCAGAGTACTGTGATGCATGTGGGGAGCACATAG GTATTGACCAAGGCCAAATGACGTATGATGGCCAGCACTGGCACGCAACTGAGGAGTGTTTTTGCTGTGCCCAATGCAAGCGCTCTCTGTTGGGCCGCCCCTTCCTGCCAAAGCAGGGGCAGATCTTCTGCTCACGATCCTGCAGTGCCGGGCAG GATCCAGATGAGTCTGACTCCTCAGACTCCGCCTTCCAAAGCGCCCGTTCTCGTGAATCCCGCCACAGCACAAAGATCGGGAAAAAGGAGCGCAGAAACGTTGAACAGGAACGGAGGAGTGGGGAGGCACGGCAGTCAGCTCCACCGCCTATGCCTGATCGTCTGTCCGCTGAAAGTGATCCTCTGTCTGGACAGATGGACCGTTTAAGCCTCTCATCTAGCCAGACCCCTAGCAGGACACCTAACCGCACACCCAGTCGCACTCCGAGCCGTGCCCCAAGCCTTAACCAGGTGTGGATGAGCCGGGATGACCCCTATGTCCCTGCTGCCTATGAGGCCCCCCAGCAGGCACCCTCCCCCACACCAGCACCTATACATCTGCTGGGTCAGTGCAACCTCAGGCAGGGCTACAATCCCAATGCTAACGCTCATCCTCCACCTCAGAATCCCACCAATCAAGTGAAGAGGCCTGATTCCTGGGGGAAGGAACAAGGCAACACCAAGAGGACCCCTATGGCTGCTCTGAGGGGCCACTCCTTCAATGAAAATTGGACCCACCTCAGCCAGGATGAATTCAGGCCCAATAAGCTACGCACCCAGATGAGCTTCAATGAGATGTCCAGCCATAACCAGGGCATCTCTGACAAGAGGAGCATCAGCCTGCATGGATTCCAGAGAGACAGCAGACCTCCACTGACCAGGAGGAACCCAATCAATGCCATGAGCTTCAATGAGCCCCTCACTCCTCTAGAGCAGACTCCCCGTGGATCCATGGACTCCATCACTATGTCCAATGCTACAG GTAACTCTCTGGACGGGGGCAGCAAGAGGCAGGAGCATTTGTCTCGGTTCTCCATGCCCGACCTGAGCAAAGACTCAGGTGTGAATGTATctgaaaaaagcaacatgggcaCCCTCAGCTCCTCAGTGCAGTGCCACAGCACAGAGTCGCTGTCCTCTTCTCGCCCCTACAACAATAACATGTACACTCAACTGAGAGTTGGCTATCCGCTGCAGTACTGGGACGGCCAACAACCCCTGGGTTTTGAAGATAAAGGTCGTGTCGGGGTGATGGGCAGCAGTGGAAACTTGCGGATGGCTCCCATGAGTGACAGAATGCCCCGCAGACGCATTACTACACAAGAATCCTTCTCTCAGCAACAGCAACCACCACCAAGACGCCGCAAACACCACCGCGGAAACCACGGTAATGGGCAGCACCGCAGTGGCCGCCACCACAAACGCTCTCGCCGCTCCCGTTCTGACAATGCTTTGCACCTTGTGGCGGACCGACCTGCTCAGATGATAGAGCTGCCCTATCGCCGTGTCCAGGAGGATTATGATCGCTTCCCCGCTGGTAATGCTGCTCGGGAGTTACTTGGTCTGGAGCTGGGGGGTTACAGGCAGCAGCCGCCGCACCGGCCTTGCCCCCGCACCACTTCTGATCTCACCCTGCAGAATGCTGGCTGGCAGCCTGCGGGGCTTGGTGGGCCATGCTG